One Paenibacillus sp. FSL W8-0186 genomic window carries:
- a CDS encoding DUF1328 domain-containing protein: MLKWSVIFLMIAIIAGIFGFFNIVAAAASIAKVLFFIFLILFVISLFTGRSRSL, from the coding sequence ATGTTGAAATGGTCAGTTATTTTTCTGATGATAGCGATTATTGCAGGAATTTTCGGATTTTTTAACATTGTAGCAGCAGCTGCTTCGATCGCTAAAGTGCTTTTCTTCATTTTCCTCATCTTGTTCGTGATTTCTCTCTTCACCGGACGCAGCCGTTCACTTTAA